In Paenibacillus xylanilyticus, the genomic window GTATACTTGCAATATCCAGACTGCAGGATTGCTCACCGTCTCCGAAAATGAGCAGCAATTGTCCACTGAAAATCAGAAGGTTGATATTTTCTGCATCGGTAAGATCTTCTATTGGATTCAGTGTTAATCCCAATTCTTTGGGGTGGGCTTCTTCAATAAGCAAAGAATGCTCTTCCAGCCGGGGAATAATGAACTGGTTAATTTGTTTGCCATCGGTCAAGCCGTCACAATATAGCATAATTACCGACTTATCGGTTTCATTTTTGGCAGGAAAAGTCTGAATAACGACATCCGCACAGGGATCGAATTGTTTTTTCAAAGAGGCAAGCAGTGTTTCATGGGACGTGATGTCAATCGCTTGGTGCTCCATGATGTTTCCTCCTCTGATGGCGTGAACTGACGAATCCAACGGCGGTGGCAATAATGGCTAATCCGCTTAGATAAATGAGATTGATGGGAAAGACGTAATCGACCAGCAGCTTTTCGAATGTCATATCGTCCAAACGGTACAGCATGGAAAGAATAAACAAAACAGCGATCGTAACCATGCTGATTAACCTTCTGGAGGTGCTCTTAATATTCCAAATTTCTACCACAATATACATGGCAAGGCTAATTCGGGTAAATGAACCCGCCAGCCATTGATAGATCGAGAAGAAATCGGTCTGTGCAATGTATTTGCCCAAGGAGGCAATCCGCCATTCCTCAAAAGCAGGATAACGCATTTTGGCCGCTTCAAACGGATTGAATTCTACAATAGCGCCAATGAGCGGGCCGAGTGTCAGTCCAAGGATAATAAACGCGAGCATAACATACTGCCATACACGGATTCGTTTAGCCAAGTGTGGCTGGATATACCAGATAAAGAGCAGCTCAAACATGCCTGAAAGGCTGTACATCATGCCATGGAAAACGGGTTGCCAGCCCTGTTCAAGTACAGGGAGGAGACGGCTGTAATCCTTGTATTGGGTATTTACGATTGAAACATAGATGCCAAGCACTACAACGAGAGGCAGAACGAGTCCTGCTGTAAATGCGAGCGAACGAATGCCTTTGTAGGCAGCATAGGCACAGAGCGACATAAGCGCAATACTTGTTGCCAATACCGGTGTCTCCGTCAGGTAATTGGTTTTGGCCCATGTGGTGGTATCGTGCAGGGTGAAGTAGATAACTGACAGGAAAAAAAGGCTGTTTCCGATCCGAAGGATGAAGCCCAGAGGCTTGCCCAGATGGGAAGTCAGCCATTCGTGTAAGGTTTGATGCTGAAGAAAACGGGAGACATAGGAAAGCATAAGCGCAAATACAAGATAGGGTCCTGCCGATAACAGGACCGAAAGCCAGGAGTCTCTTTTAGCCGCACTTAACAAGGCAGGAATGATCAGGACGTGGCTAATCAGACCGACAGATAACATGATTAACATCAAGGCTTGCAAAAAAGAAGGTTGTCTAGGTTTCATGCGGAGGGGTCCCCTTTTCGCGATAGACTATCCTCAGCATTGTTAACGTGATTGGGTTGCTTCATACAGTGAATAGTTAAGTTGATGTATCCCATGCTGTATTTCAGGTTTGTTCCTTAACTTCACAGATCAAAATAACGAATCCCCATCGCTTCTCGTACTTCATGCATCGTTTCCCGCGCGACTTTGCGAGCCTGACGAGTACCCTCGACAAGGATTTCTTTCACCTCATTCCCGCGCTGCTCATAGTAAGCACGCCGCTCACGAAAGGGTGAGAGCAAATCGTTAATCGCAGTGCCGGCCAAATGCTTGCAATCGCTGCATCCAATGAAACCCTGGCTGCAGCTGGCATGAATTTCTTCAGCGTACTCCTTCCGGAATAACTGATGGTATGCAAATACCGGGCAGATATCGGGATGGCCTGGGTCGGTACGATGGACACGTGCAGGATCGGTCTTGGCCTTGGTCAGTTTGGCATGCACATCATCCGGACTCGCATTCAAGGAGATAGCGTTGCCCATACTCTTGCTCATTTTGCCGATCCCATCGAGTCCGCCAAGCCGCTCACCAGTCAAAATGCGTGGTTCAGGCAAAACAGGAGCGTAGAGCTCATTAAATCTCCGGACCAGTTTGCGTGCAGTCTCAACATGTGGAATCTGGTCTTCACCTGCCGGAACGAGTGTCGCTTTGCAGAATGCAATATCAGCGGCCTGACTGACCGGATAGCCCAAGAAACCGTAGTACAGATCCGTATATCCGCGATCACGCGCTTCCGTTTTGATGGTGGGGTTGTGCCGAAGCGTGTTCACGGTGACAAACATGGAGAAGATCACCGTTAATTCCGCAATCTCCGGAATCATGGATTGAATGAACAGTGTGGCTTGGTTAGGATCAATACCTACAGCGAGATAATCGAGAGTCACTTGATGGACACTGTCTGCAATCAACCCTGGCTGATCATAGTGGGTGGTTAAGGCCTGCACATCTGCCAGTAAAATATAGGTCTTGTATTCATTTTGCAATTGCACCCGGCTGCGCAGGCTGCCCACGTAATGGCCGAGGTGAAGCTGCCCCGTGGTTCGGTCTCCAGTTAAAATAACATCCTTGCTCATATTCATGGTTCATTCTCCTTTGATTTTGGATTTGTTCGAGCATTCTAATCTGCTGACGCCACCAGCCATCTTCCACGACCATCACCCCCTTTCAGCCTGTTACAGTATGCAGGTATCAAAAAAAGCCTCGTCTTTCATCCTGATTCCCGTGAGGGAACAGAATAGAAGGACGAAGCTTGTGCTTCGCGGTGCCACCTTAATTGGCCGCTGGTTGCGGCCCGCTTGGAGATACGGATCAAGATTGATGGTCAGGCTGATTGAAAAACCAGACCGGAACCAGCATATCTATCGATCGATATCCTGTCCGTGGATAACGGCTGAACATGCCGCCTTGCCTACTTACCGTTCTGCACCCCGATTACAGGATACAGGCCGTGTTCAGCTTGGAACTCCGAAGCCCATTTCCATACGACCCGTGCACCGGCTTCCACCATCCGCCGGCTCTCTGGAGCACGCTGTCGTATGTACTTCACTTCATCATCGTTGATAACGTCCGTTTACAATTTTTCACATTGTATCATGCTTTGATTTTACTGACCAGCCTGTGTTTTTTGCCGCTCATATTGGTTCCGAGTACACCTGCAATAATCAGGATCGCTCCGATAACATGGTAACTGCTGACGGGTTCATGCAAAATCCAGGCGCCACCCGCGATGGAAATCAAGGTGGAGAAGTTGCTGAATACACTCATCTTCGAAGCTTCCAGATGGGTCAACGCGTAGCTGGACAGCAGAGTCGAAATCATGGTGGAGAGGATGGCCAGATAGGCCAGCGCCCCTAGATAAGATTCATCCCTGAGAGGTTCTACATAATCGCTTATTGTACCGCTGGATAGATGACGGATGACGGCAGAGACGTTAAAGACAAGACAACCGACGAGCAGGGTAACCCACGTTAATTCCATCGGCTTATACTTCTGGGTGAGCGGTCTGGCAAGCACGCCATACCCTGCAAAGCAAACCGTGGAGAGCAGCAGCAGGGCAATTCCTTTGAAATTACCTGAAGTCATTCCGCTGCCTTTCATCAGGAAGATGAAGACCACTCCGGCAACAGAAAGAAGCAGGAATAGCTTTTGCAGCACAGATGTCCGTTCTTTCAAGAATACTGAAGCCAGAATAAGGGTGAAGACAGGGGCCATGGCCTGAATGATTCCGGCCTCGGATGAATTGGATGATACAAGCCCAAAGGCCTGAAAGGCAAAAAACAAAACCGGCGAGAGCAGACCGAGCGGTATGATTCGCCATAGATCCCGCAGTGTGAGCCGGATTTCGATCCATCCCAGGACAACCGGAATGCTAACGACGAGAAGGGATAGGGCGAACCGATGTGCAAGCACATCCATCGGGTGTGCCACATGGACGGTCATTTTGACAAACAGAAATGATAAACCAATGATAGCCGCATACAATACGGCTGCGGTATAGGCATAAGCCTGGGTACGTGTCGTATTCATAATGTTCCTCCATATAGCCTGATTATGTTGATTGGACTAGGCAAAGACATTGATTGTTATCACGTCCTGTAAGATCTTTGCTTTATTCAATATACGGTCAGTTCAGTCATGGTACAATGATGAAAAGTAGAGATTGTACCGGTACAGTTATGTGGAAAGGAAAATTTAATATATGAAAAAATATGAAATAATCGCAGAGTCGCTGCAGCGTTGGATACAGGAGCAGCTGCAACAGCGGGGGCATCAGCAGTGGATGGACAAGGGAATCAAACTTCCGGCAGTGCGTGTGCTGGCTGAACAATATCAATGCAGTGTAAGCACGGCGATTCGTGCGTATCAATGGCTTGAGCAGCGACATCTGGTGTATGCCGTCCCTCAGTCGGGATATTACGCTGTCCAGAACGGAGTGGGGGCAGAGGATGTGGACTGGAAAGAGCCGCTGGACTTCGCTTCTGCTGCTCCCGATCCCCGTGTATTTCCGTATTCCGATTTTCGTCATTGTGTTGATCAGGCGATGGAGAACAATCAGGCGGAGTTGTTTCTGTATGGTACGGAGCAAGGATTGCCATCCCTGATTCATTTGTTACAGAGGCAATTCGCCGATTATCAGGTGTTTGCCCCTGCGGAACAGTTCTTTATTACATCTGGCGTGCAGCAGGCGCTCGCTGTAATGGCCCTGATGGCTTTTCCGAATGGCAAGAGACGGGTGCTGATTGAGCTACCAAGCTATCATCTTATGCCGTCCCTGCTGGAAGGGCTGAATGTACCATTTACGGGAGTAAGACGAACGCTGGAAGGTCTTGATTGGGAGTCGCTGGAACGGCAATTTGGTGAAGGCGATATTAAATTCTTTTACGTCATGCCACGCTTTCACAATCCGCTGGGGACATCCATGACTTTAGCCGAGAAGAAGAGATTAATTAAGCTGGCCGAACGATATGACGTGTACTTGGTGGAGGACGATTATTTAGCCGATTTGGAGGAAAATACAAAACAGGACCCGCTATTTTCTTACGATACTGTAGGCAGGGTTATCTATTTGAAAAGCTACTCCAAAATTCTGTTTCCCGGCCTGCGCATTGGTGTAGCTGTCCTTCCCGCGGCTCTTGCTCCTTCGTTCGGGAGACACAAAAAAATGCTGGATATCGACACCTCGGTGCTGTCCCAGGCTGCACTGGAGGTCTATATTCGCAATGGCATGTTTGCACATCACGGGAAAGTCATTCGCAGTCGTTATGCAGCCCGGATGCAGAAGGTTCATGAGCAGCTGGCTGCCGATCCGGAGTTTAGTCCCTTTGCCAATGCTCCGCGAACAGGGGGGGAGCATACCGTGCTGCCACTAGCCGGCAATATGCCGCTTGGCGTGTTGTTATCAAGGCTGGAAGAACGCGG contains:
- a CDS encoding GerAB/ArcD/ProY family transporter; its protein translation is MKPRQPSFLQALMLIMLSVGLISHVLIIPALLSAAKRDSWLSVLLSAGPYLVFALMLSYVSRFLQHQTLHEWLTSHLGKPLGFILRIGNSLFFLSVIYFTLHDTTTWAKTNYLTETPVLATSIALMSLCAYAAYKGIRSLAFTAGLVLPLVVVLGIYVSIVNTQYKDYSRLLPVLEQGWQPVFHGMMYSLSGMFELLFIWYIQPHLAKRIRVWQYVMLAFIILGLTLGPLIGAIVEFNPFEAAKMRYPAFEEWRIASLGKYIAQTDFFSIYQWLAGSFTRISLAMYIVVEIWNIKSTSRRLISMVTIAVLFILSMLYRLDDMTFEKLLVDYVFPINLIYLSGLAIIATAVGFVSSRHQRRKHHGAPSD
- the trpS gene encoding tryptophan--tRNA ligase, producing MNMSKDVILTGDRTTGQLHLGHYVGSLRSRVQLQNEYKTYILLADVQALTTHYDQPGLIADSVHQVTLDYLAVGIDPNQATLFIQSMIPEIAELTVIFSMFVTVNTLRHNPTIKTEARDRGYTDLYYGFLGYPVSQAADIAFCKATLVPAGEDQIPHVETARKLVRRFNELYAPVLPEPRILTGERLGGLDGIGKMSKSMGNAISLNASPDDVHAKLTKAKTDPARVHRTDPGHPDICPVFAYHQLFRKEYAEEIHASCSQGFIGCSDCKHLAGTAINDLLSPFRERRAYYEQRGNEVKEILVEGTRQARKVARETMHEVREAMGIRYFDL
- a CDS encoding DMT family transporter — encoded protein: MNTTRTQAYAYTAAVLYAAIIGLSFLFVKMTVHVAHPMDVLAHRFALSLLVVSIPVVLGWIEIRLTLRDLWRIIPLGLLSPVLFFAFQAFGLVSSNSSEAGIIQAMAPVFTLILASVFLKERTSVLQKLFLLLSVAGVVFIFLMKGSGMTSGNFKGIALLLLSTVCFAGYGVLARPLTQKYKPMELTWVTLLVGCLVFNVSAVIRHLSSGTISDYVEPLRDESYLGALAYLAILSTMISTLLSSYALTHLEASKMSVFSNFSTLISIAGGAWILHEPVSSYHVIGAILIIAGVLGTNMSGKKHRLVSKIKA
- a CDS encoding PLP-dependent aminotransferase family protein, which produces MKKYEIIAESLQRWIQEQLQQRGHQQWMDKGIKLPAVRVLAEQYQCSVSTAIRAYQWLEQRHLVYAVPQSGYYAVQNGVGAEDVDWKEPLDFASAAPDPRVFPYSDFRHCVDQAMENNQAELFLYGTEQGLPSLIHLLQRQFADYQVFAPAEQFFITSGVQQALAVMALMAFPNGKRRVLIELPSYHLMPSLLEGLNVPFTGVRRTLEGLDWESLERQFGEGDIKFFYVMPRFHNPLGTSMTLAEKKRLIKLAERYDVYLVEDDYLADLEENTKQDPLFSYDTVGRVIYLKSYSKILFPGLRIGVAVLPAALAPSFGRHKKMLDIDTSVLSQAALEVYIRNGMFAHHGKVIRSRYAARMQKVHEQLAADPEFSPFANAPRTGGEHTVLPLAGNMPLGVLLSRLEERGVIAGTTERYYPEGTQQDKMLRLNISNVPKQRIEEGMRIIREEIVKLQSGKMK